A portion of the Chryseobacterium tructae genome contains these proteins:
- a CDS encoding cell division protein FtsX produces the protein MAKSVDEFNKKRLRSSNITVVISIALVLFLLGLMGLILINAQKYSDYIKEQLVVNAYFDENYDAKDSIKIAKLEEETFKKVQTLAPVKKATYISRSMAAKEAKKSMGIDSDALFEENIFPSSIEVALKPEYVDPAKIDEAIKVIKSVPGIIDVKNDSTLMVDVYNNLSRILKWIFGFSLLFLVLAVVLINNSIRLKIFSKRFIIKTMQLVGAKRRFILKPFIIEAIVLGAIGSFIGLIALGGVWYYFTNQIGSAFVQDNNQYFWLVVLVLGVGVFISVLSTIFATWRFLKSNVDDLYYS, from the coding sequence ATGGCTAAATCTGTAGATGAGTTTAATAAGAAAAGGCTTCGGTCCAGCAATATTACAGTAGTGATAAGTATTGCCTTAGTGTTATTTTTGTTGGGATTAATGGGGCTTATTTTAATTAATGCCCAGAAGTATTCTGACTATATCAAAGAACAATTGGTGGTGAACGCTTACTTTGATGAAAACTATGATGCGAAAGACTCTATAAAAATTGCAAAACTAGAGGAAGAAACTTTTAAAAAGGTACAGACGTTAGCTCCTGTAAAAAAAGCAACCTATATTTCCAGAAGCATGGCCGCTAAGGAAGCTAAAAAAAGTATGGGTATTGATAGTGATGCATTATTTGAAGAAAATATCTTTCCATCGTCTATCGAGGTAGCTTTAAAACCTGAATATGTAGATCCTGCAAAAATTGATGAAGCAATCAAGGTAATCAAATCCGTTCCGGGCATCATTGATGTGAAGAATGACAGTACTTTGATGGTAGATGTTTACAATAATCTGAGCAGAATTTTAAAATGGATTTTTGGATTTTCACTGTTGTTCTTAGTATTAGCTGTAGTGTTGATCAACAACTCTATCCGTCTGAAAATTTTCTCTAAGAGGTTTATTATTAAAACCATGCAGCTGGTAGGAGCGAAGAGACGATTTATTCTTAAACCTTTTATTATAGAAGCCATTGTTTTGGGAGCTATTGGTTCTTTCATTGGTCTTATTGCTTTAGGCGGGGTTTGGTATTATTTCACAAACCAGATCGGATCAGCTTTCGTACAGGACAATAATCAGTATTTCTGGTTGGTAGTTTTAGTATTAGGGGTAGGAGTTTTTATTTCTGTCTTAAGTACTATTTTCGCTACATGGAGATTCTTAAAATCAAACGTTGACGATTTATATTACTCTTAA
- a CDS encoding DUF3098 domain-containing protein, with product MSKKTNKLSASSFGSEADAPQENTFYFGQQNFKWMLIGLAFIVVGFLLMMGADANTVDGKFDPNSWNDDVFSIRRIRIAPLFVVIGFVIEVYAILKRK from the coding sequence ATGAGCAAAAAAACAAATAAATTATCTGCTTCAAGCTTTGGAAGCGAAGCAGATGCGCCACAAGAAAACACTTTCTATTTTGGACAGCAGAACTTTAAATGGATGCTGATCGGGCTGGCATTTATTGTGGTTGGATTTCTTTTGATGATGGGAGCTGATGCTAATACTGTAGATGGTAAATTTGACCCTAACTCATGGAATGACGATGTCTTTTCTATCAGAAGAATCCGAATCGCTCCATTATTTGTTGTGATAGGTTTTGTGATAGAAGTCTACGCTATTTTAAAAAGAAAATAA
- a CDS encoding choice-of-anchor L domain-containing protein, translating into MLNYRFKHYFFLLTFLLSTASLFSQARPGRKSVKVQPTGPSLKATNFIDVNVPPYPATGYFPEQLVKDILINGGSTCTTANISNVTVTPNHTIFDSNRFWGYFNRGTASFPFKDGIVLTTGHASEAGNEFIDEASKTVGSQSDPDLVTATGATVTLKDAVSLEFDFVPNSTQVRFNYIFASEEYSAGYPCQGFSDAFALLLKKVGDPTYTNLAVLPGNAGPVSATNIVPAGGYFNCGPINEAFFAGLNIPHVGTNYAGRTIPLTAIANVIPGETYHFKMVIADAKDPSLDSAVFLEGGSFDIGVKIIDENGANLPPTINMCDNEPKTLKAQLELIPGTTFQWYKDGVLIPGATNVAYVATQPGVYSIKVMSPGSQCPGEAKITVIGGTSPTVQNAVFKLCTTPTLTTFDLDSAVPLITTTTGAVPRFYTKLSDAQAQNNNNIKNTTSYNGTDGEVLHVLVTNGGFCSKIATLTLNKEETPTAGLNVARLKICLGESVLMTATGGATYLWSDNASITDGTRTVSPTKTTKYSVYAIGAQGCKSPVPAEVTVEVVPAIVSTLKGGHICEGDRITLDAGSGPGYTYEWNTGETTQSISVNKPGEYRVTINNGVCSKEFKTQVIKAIVPEIINVNYNDRGTMVLTASNPSNGILEYSVDNGLTWQISNVFTNVPKNEIISIRVRVKNTSCVGFLQYFTFVMKNVITPNGDNINDFIDFRGIMAYKDFSGRVFDRYGKEVFKAERIRPYWDGYFQGNDYLLHRIGIRLPLKIPQVNCLL; encoded by the coding sequence ATGTTAAATTATAGATTTAAACACTACTTTTTTCTTTTAACATTTTTACTGAGTACCGCTTCTTTGTTTTCACAGGCTAGGCCTGGTAGAAAGTCAGTAAAAGTGCAGCCTACAGGGCCTAGTTTGAAGGCAACTAACTTTATAGACGTAAATGTTCCTCCTTATCCAGCTACAGGATATTTTCCTGAACAGTTGGTAAAAGATATTCTGATTAACGGAGGAAGTACTTGTACAACAGCAAATATTAGCAATGTTACAGTAACTCCTAATCATACCATATTTGATAGTAATAGGTTTTGGGGCTACTTTAATAGAGGGACAGCAAGTTTCCCTTTTAAAGATGGGATTGTATTGACAACGGGTCATGCGAGTGAGGCTGGAAATGAATTTATTGATGAGGCGAGCAAGACTGTTGGTTCACAGAGTGATCCTGATCTTGTGACTGCTACTGGTGCTACTGTAACTTTGAAAGATGCGGTGTCACTAGAATTTGATTTCGTTCCTAATTCTACTCAGGTAAGATTTAATTATATATTTGCGTCAGAAGAATATTCAGCAGGATATCCTTGTCAGGGATTTTCTGATGCTTTTGCGCTTTTACTGAAAAAAGTAGGAGATCCTACTTATACTAATTTAGCAGTATTGCCTGGGAATGCAGGGCCAGTGAGTGCTACAAATATTGTTCCGGCAGGAGGATATTTTAATTGTGGTCCTATCAATGAGGCCTTTTTTGCGGGACTTAATATTCCACATGTGGGAACCAATTATGCTGGAAGAACTATTCCTTTGACTGCTATCGCGAATGTAATTCCAGGTGAAACGTACCATTTCAAAATGGTTATTGCAGATGCTAAAGATCCAAGCTTAGATTCTGCCGTTTTTCTAGAAGGAGGATCATTTGATATTGGAGTTAAAATTATAGATGAAAATGGGGCAAATCTGCCACCTACCATCAATATGTGTGATAATGAGCCTAAGACATTAAAAGCTCAATTAGAATTGATTCCAGGGACAACCTTTCAATGGTATAAAGATGGTGTCTTAATTCCTGGAGCAACTAATGTCGCTTATGTGGCCACTCAGCCAGGAGTATATTCAATAAAAGTAATGAGCCCAGGGAGCCAATGTCCTGGTGAAGCTAAAATTACGGTGATAGGGGGGACGAGTCCTACAGTACAGAATGCTGTGTTTAAGCTTTGTACAACACCTACACTGACTACTTTTGACCTAGATAGCGCGGTACCTTTGATTACAACAACAACAGGAGCTGTACCTCGTTTTTATACTAAACTGTCTGATGCACAGGCTCAAAATAATAATAATATTAAAAATACTACCAGTTACAACGGAACCGACGGTGAAGTGCTGCATGTTCTTGTAACGAATGGAGGATTTTGTAGTAAGATCGCAACATTAACTTTGAATAAGGAAGAAACCCCTACTGCAGGTCTTAATGTAGCAAGACTAAAAATCTGTTTGGGAGAATCAGTCCTGATGACAGCAACGGGTGGGGCAACTTATTTATGGAGTGATAATGCTTCCATTACAGATGGAACAAGAACGGTGAGTCCTACCAAAACAACAAAATATTCTGTATATGCCATCGGAGCACAGGGATGTAAGTCTCCCGTGCCTGCGGAAGTTACTGTTGAGGTGGTTCCTGCAATTGTTTCGACTTTAAAAGGGGGACATATCTGTGAAGGGGACAGGATTACTCTAGACGCAGGTTCAGGCCCTGGATATACCTATGAATGGAATACCGGGGAGACAACGCAATCTATTTCAGTGAATAAGCCAGGAGAATATAGAGTAACAATCAACAATGGAGTGTGTTCTAAAGAATTTAAAACACAGGTTATAAAAGCTATTGTTCCTGAAATTATTAATGTTAATTACAATGACAGAGGAACAATGGTTCTTACAGCATCTAACCCTAGTAATGGGATTTTAGAGTATTCTGTAGACAATGGGCTTACATGGCAGATTTCCAATGTGTTTACCAATGTGCCTAAAAATGAGATCATTTCTATTCGTGTGAGAGTAAAGAATACAAGTTGTGTAGGCTTCCTTCAGTATTTTACTTTTGTGATGAAAAATGTCATTACTCCAAATGGTGATAACATCAATGATTTTATTGATTTCCGAGGAATAATGGCATATAAAGACTTCAGTGGCAGGGTTTTCGATCGCTACGGAAAAGAAGTGTTTAAAGCTGAAAGAATCAGACCTTATTGGGACGGTTACTTCCAAGGAAACGATTACCTTCTGCATCGTATTGGTATCAGGTTACCTTTGAAGATCCCGCAAGTAAATTGCTTACTGTAA
- a CDS encoding choice-of-anchor L domain-containing protein, which translates to MLNRRKGSLFLVLFFAFIGSFIFAQNRVVKKELPSKNNGIAAKKAGAFIDVNTSNYPESSYSITQLIKDVLISGGGCASNNVSNVVVYPNLPPTNQNRSWGYFNKATTNFPFNKGIILSTGFAKNAGNYAIGDLNDDLGTTGDADLALALGIPGDKLTNATYIEFDFVAVSSQVTFKYLFASKEYQDNFPCNITDGFALLLKKVGDPTYTNMAVLPGGAGPVSVTNIHPAYPNCGPKNVTYYGGTNSNPKIETNFDGRTIPLTAKATVVPGQKYHFKMVLADFQDANYDSAVFLDAGSFDIGVSILGPGGVQLPSSVNMCDNTPQTFTASVQEPNVTYAWFLNNNPIPGATGASYTATQPGLYTVKVYVQGSSCPGEASITVVGGTSPTVQTLH; encoded by the coding sequence ATGTTAAATAGGAGGAAAGGAAGTTTATTTTTAGTGTTATTTTTCGCTTTTATAGGAAGCTTTATTTTTGCTCAGAACAGGGTGGTAAAAAAAGAATTACCCTCAAAAAATAATGGTATAGCAGCAAAAAAAGCCGGAGCTTTTATAGATGTAAATACTTCCAATTATCCTGAGTCTTCATACAGCATTACTCAGTTAATAAAAGATGTTCTCATATCAGGAGGCGGATGTGCCAGTAATAATGTAAGCAATGTAGTGGTGTATCCCAATCTACCTCCAACAAATCAAAATCGAAGCTGGGGATACTTCAATAAAGCAACTACGAATTTTCCATTCAACAAAGGAATTATTCTTTCCACCGGATTTGCGAAAAATGCAGGAAATTATGCTATAGGCGATCTTAATGATGATTTGGGAACGACAGGAGATGCAGATCTTGCCTTGGCTTTGGGGATTCCTGGAGACAAGCTGACTAATGCTACCTATATAGAATTCGATTTTGTTGCAGTTTCTTCTCAAGTTACCTTTAAATACCTGTTTGCGTCAAAAGAATATCAAGATAATTTTCCCTGTAATATTACAGATGGTTTTGCTTTATTGCTGAAAAAAGTAGGTGATCCCACTTATACCAATATGGCGGTACTTCCAGGAGGTGCTGGGCCTGTAAGTGTAACAAATATTCATCCAGCGTATCCAAACTGCGGGCCTAAAAATGTCACTTATTACGGAGGTACCAATAGTAATCCTAAAATTGAGACAAATTTTGATGGCCGTACTATTCCTTTAACGGCAAAAGCTACCGTTGTACCGGGGCAAAAATATCATTTTAAAATGGTATTAGCTGATTTTCAGGATGCTAATTATGATTCTGCCGTGTTTTTAGATGCAGGCTCATTTGATATAGGAGTGAGTATTTTGGGGCCAGGAGGTGTACAGCTTCCAAGCTCTGTAAATATGTGTGATAATACACCACAGACTTTTACAGCTTCTGTTCAGGAACCTAACGTAACCTATGCATGGTTTTTAAATAATAATCCTATTCCGGGAGCTACCGGTGCTAGTTATACAGCAACACAACCTGGACTCTATACCGTTAAAGTTTATGTACAGGGAAGCTCTTGTCCGGGAGAAGCAAGCATTACTGTTGTGGGAGGAACTTCCCCTACAGTACAAACGCTACATTAA
- a CDS encoding TIGR02757 family protein, with protein sequence MLNFEELRSFLNEKADQYNTPDFIEDDPIQIPHRFSLKQDIEIAGFLAATISWGNRKSIINSANKMLDIMGNSPYDFVLNYSERDLKDIQDKSIHRTFNGEDFSYFIRQFNRIYNENESLEDLFKVKDPEVNFQHAIERFRNGFLESEKHRSHKHISSPYKNSSAKRIIMFLRWMVRKDKRGVDFGIWKDIDQKYLSIPLDVHTGNISRKLGLLERTQNDWKTVEELDSAIRQFDDKDPAKYDFALFGLGVTKELL encoded by the coding sequence ATGTTGAACTTTGAAGAGCTTAGAAGCTTTCTGAATGAAAAGGCAGATCAATACAATACTCCAGATTTTATAGAAGATGATCCGATTCAGATTCCGCATCGTTTTTCATTAAAACAAGATATAGAGATCGCTGGATTTCTGGCCGCAACAATCTCATGGGGAAACAGAAAATCAATCATTAATTCTGCCAACAAAATGCTGGATATTATGGGGAATTCACCCTATGATTTTGTATTGAATTACTCTGAAAGAGATCTAAAAGATATTCAGGACAAAAGTATTCACAGAACCTTTAATGGAGAAGATTTTTCTTATTTTATTAGACAATTCAACAGAATTTATAACGAAAATGAGAGCCTGGAAGACCTGTTTAAGGTAAAAGATCCTGAAGTTAATTTTCAGCATGCCATAGAAAGGTTCAGAAATGGTTTTCTGGAAAGTGAAAAACACAGAAGCCATAAACACATCAGTTCACCATACAAAAATTCTTCAGCCAAAAGAATTATTATGTTTTTAAGATGGATGGTGCGTAAAGATAAGCGAGGGGTAGATTTTGGAATCTGGAAAGATATTGATCAGAAATACCTGTCTATTCCATTGGATGTACACACCGGAAATATTTCTAGAAAACTGGGGTTGCTAGAAAGAACTCAGAATGATTGGAAAACAGTAGAAGAATTGGATTCGGCGATCAGGCAATTTGATGATAAAGATCCTGCAAAATACGATTTTGCGCTGTTTGGATTAGGAGTAACTAAAGAACTATTGTAA
- a CDS encoding T9SS type B sorting domain-containing protein: MPSDINVCDNVPQVLTASVNDPNLLYQWYYNGTLIPNAATNTVTATQPGTYTIEVSVPGNPCPGKASIEIHGGTTPQANDATLLLCSTPDITTFDLSTIKPTISTTPGAIFKFYEKQTDAVAENNNYIQNILNYNGTDGQILYVVVSNGGFCSRLIELKLLKEETPVAKVKASSIQICPGETVTLTGEGGNTYLWDNFPGTGNIQTVTLYKTTVFNVYAIGEKGCKSLNPATIRIEVVPEIKSPLTDVEMCDGDRVTLDAGAGPKYKYKWSTGATTQKIDVEKWGIYTVEIDNGYCKKIFSAEVRGAGLPYVIGLNYETSKKTLTIAAENPPMNNTPSTLEYSIDNGITWQDSNIFSGLLDNTNYTILLRRVGTHCIGTFDFFTLQISNVITPNNDGINDVLDLKSLGQFKNFKGSIYDRYGVEMFRFTKETPSWDGTILGKRLPSATYWYKFTYDYPKSKAQMSWSGWIILKNRE; this comes from the coding sequence TTGCCGAGTGATATTAATGTTTGTGATAATGTCCCTCAGGTGCTTACAGCTTCCGTAAATGATCCCAATTTATTATACCAATGGTATTATAACGGAACCTTGATTCCTAACGCTGCAACTAACACTGTTACCGCTACTCAACCTGGAACTTATACTATTGAAGTAAGTGTTCCTGGAAATCCATGTCCTGGTAAAGCTTCAATAGAAATTCACGGGGGAACCACGCCACAGGCAAATGATGCTACATTGTTGTTATGTAGTACGCCAGATATTACGACTTTTGATTTGAGTACTATTAAACCAACCATTAGTACAACACCGGGAGCAATATTTAAATTTTATGAAAAACAGACAGATGCCGTTGCTGAGAATAATAATTATATCCAAAATATTCTGAACTACAATGGTACAGATGGCCAAATATTATATGTGGTGGTTTCAAATGGAGGTTTCTGTAGTAGATTGATTGAACTGAAATTATTAAAAGAAGAAACTCCTGTTGCTAAAGTAAAAGCATCCAGTATACAAATATGTCCGGGAGAAACAGTAACGCTTACCGGTGAGGGTGGAAATACTTATCTTTGGGATAACTTCCCAGGAACAGGCAATATACAGACGGTTACTTTATATAAGACCACAGTGTTTAATGTATATGCAATAGGAGAAAAAGGGTGTAAATCTTTAAATCCTGCAACCATAAGAATTGAAGTTGTTCCTGAAATTAAAAGCCCATTAACTGATGTTGAAATGTGTGATGGAGATCGTGTTACCCTTGATGCAGGAGCAGGGCCTAAATATAAATATAAGTGGAGTACAGGAGCCACTACACAAAAAATTGATGTAGAAAAATGGGGGATTTATACCGTTGAAATTGATAATGGATATTGTAAAAAAATATTCTCAGCTGAAGTGAGAGGAGCGGGACTTCCTTATGTAATCGGACTCAACTATGAAACCTCTAAAAAGACCTTGACGATTGCTGCAGAAAATCCACCAATGAATAATACTCCAAGCACTCTGGAATATTCTATTGATAACGGAATTACATGGCAGGACTCCAACATCTTTTCCGGACTTTTAGACAATACTAATTATACCATTTTGTTGAGAAGAGTAGGAACTCACTGTATAGGAACTTTTGATTTCTTTACCCTACAGATCAGCAATGTGATTACTCCTAATAATGATGGAATTAATGATGTATTGGATCTGAAATCTTTAGGTCAGTTTAAAAACTTTAAAGGCTCAATCTATGATAGATATGGAGTAGAAATGTTCAGGTTTACCAAAGAAACTCCAAGTTGGGACGGAACTATATTAGGTAAGAGGTTACCTTCAGCAACTTACTGGTATAAGTTTACCTATGATTATCCAAAATCTAAAGCTCAAATGAGCTGGTCTGGTTGGATCATTTTGAAGAACAGAGAATAA
- a CDS encoding gliding motility-associated C-terminal domain-containing protein, which translates to MEYSIDNGLTWQSSNVFTGVLNNTMYHLRVRVKDAKCGNSIDYFTFVLSNAITPNMDGINDTIDFTGISGYKDFAASIFDRYGAEVFKASKGDVIWKGSLKGINLPTGTYWYRVQWENPANKKLEQRSGWILLKNRN; encoded by the coding sequence TTGGAATATTCTATAGATAACGGATTAACCTGGCAATCTTCAAATGTATTTACTGGAGTCTTAAATAATACGATGTATCATTTGAGGGTGCGAGTGAAGGATGCAAAATGTGGAAACTCAATAGATTATTTTACATTCGTATTGAGTAATGCCATTACTCCGAATATGGATGGAATAAATGATACCATAGACTTTACAGGGATAAGCGGATATAAAGATTTTGCGGCATCCATTTTTGATAGATATGGAGCTGAGGTTTTCAAGGCAAGTAAAGGAGATGTGATATGGAAAGGATCTCTAAAAGGAATCAACTTGCCTACAGGTACTTATTGGTATAGAGTTCAATGGGAAAATCCTGCAAATAAAAAATTAGAGCAACGTTCCGGTTGGATATTGTTGAAAAATAGAAATTAA
- a CDS encoding undecaprenyl-diphosphate phosphatase: MDLIKAIIIAIVEGLTEYLPISSTAHMGFTANLLGMPDDEFLKMFQVSIQFGAILSVVVAYWKKFFDLNNIQFYFKLAFAVVPALVLGYLFDDKIEAVLGNQIAISSVLVLGGVVLLFADQWFKNPTIDDEKGITIKKAVTIGFWQCLAMMPGTSRSAASIIGGMAQGLTRKAAAEFSFFLAVPTMLAVTVYSVFVKTWGKETPNPQKGYEMIMASQDHIMIFIIGNVVAFIVALIAIKAFIGVLNKYGFKPWGWYRIFVGVALLIYFYFFK; the protein is encoded by the coding sequence ATGGATTTAATTAAAGCAATTATTATTGCCATTGTAGAAGGATTAACGGAATATCTTCCTATTTCATCTACTGCGCACATGGGATTCACTGCTAATCTACTGGGAATGCCTGATGACGAGTTTTTAAAAATGTTTCAGGTTTCTATTCAGTTTGGAGCAATTTTATCGGTTGTTGTAGCTTATTGGAAAAAGTTTTTCGATCTGAATAATATCCAATTTTATTTTAAGCTGGCTTTTGCAGTAGTTCCTGCATTGGTCTTAGGATATTTGTTTGATGATAAGATTGAAGCTGTTTTGGGAAATCAGATTGCCATTTCTTCAGTATTGGTATTAGGAGGTGTTGTTTTGCTATTTGCAGATCAATGGTTTAAAAATCCTACCATTGATGATGAGAAAGGAATTACAATAAAGAAAGCAGTGACCATAGGATTTTGGCAGTGTTTGGCAATGATGCCGGGAACCAGTCGTAGTGCAGCATCCATTATTGGTGGAATGGCACAAGGGCTTACCAGAAAAGCAGCTGCCGAATTTTCTTTCTTCCTGGCGGTACCTACGATGCTGGCAGTAACCGTATATTCTGTTTTTGTGAAAACTTGGGGGAAAGAAACTCCCAATCCACAGAAAGGATATGAAATGATCATGGCATCTCAGGATCACATTATGATTTTCATTATTGGAAATGTGGTGGCATTTATCGTAGCACTTATTGCGATCAAGGCATTCATTGGAGTGCTTAATAAGTATGGTTTCAAGCCTTGGGGATGGTACCGTATCTTTGTGGGGGTCGCTTTGTTAATTTATTTTTATTTCTTTAAATAA
- the rsmA gene encoding 16S rRNA (adenine(1518)-N(6)/adenine(1519)-N(6))-dimethyltransferase RsmA — protein MSVKAKKHLGQHFLTDENIARKIVEGLSFENYNNIMEVGPGMGVLTKYLLEKDHNIYLAEIDTESIEYLKNNYSKVTEDTFVGDFLKQDFNFIKDEQIAIIGNFPYNISSQILFKIIDHYKMIPEMVGMFQKEVAERTAAVPRTKDYGILSVLIQAYYDVSYMFTVHENVFNPPPKVKSGVIRLTRNPKEGLAGNEVLFKQIVKTGFNQRRKKLSNALKTLIIPEALKGHEFLDKRAEQLSVTDFIHFANLWKENQ, from the coding sequence TTGAGTGTAAAAGCAAAAAAGCATCTTGGTCAACACTTTTTGACGGATGAAAACATCGCAAGAAAAATCGTAGAAGGTCTTAGTTTTGAGAACTATAATAACATTATGGAAGTAGGCCCCGGAATGGGAGTTCTTACCAAATATCTTCTGGAAAAAGATCACAACATTTACCTTGCAGAAATCGACACGGAGTCTATAGAATATCTGAAAAACAATTATTCGAAGGTTACAGAAGATACTTTTGTAGGTGATTTCCTGAAACAGGACTTTAATTTTATCAAAGATGAGCAAATTGCTATTATAGGGAATTTCCCATATAATATTTCCTCACAGATATTATTCAAGATCATTGATCACTACAAAATGATCCCTGAAATGGTGGGAATGTTCCAAAAAGAAGTCGCTGAAAGAACGGCTGCTGTTCCTAGAACTAAGGATTATGGTATTCTTTCGGTTCTTATTCAGGCTTATTATGATGTATCGTATATGTTTACGGTACATGAGAATGTATTTAATCCACCACCAAAAGTAAAGTCTGGTGTAATCCGTCTTACAAGAAATCCTAAAGAAGGTTTAGCGGGTAATGAAGTTCTTTTTAAACAGATTGTGAAAACAGGCTTCAACCAAAGAAGAAAGAAACTTTCCAATGCATTAAAAACCCTTATTATTCCTGAAGCTTTAAAAGGTCATGAATTTTTAGATAAAAGAGCGGAACAACTCAGCGTAACTGATTTCATCCACTTTGCCAATCTTTGGAAAGAAAACCAATAG
- a CDS encoding choice-of-anchor L domain-containing protein, which translates to MLKKQATAQSKKAGAFIDVNAPAYPESAFTIEKLVKDVLISSGTNTCITPNVTNVKITPNHAPGDANRAWGYFHKANTNFPFKDGIILSTGYARKAGNTFESSNSDTNGGGTDSDLAQVIGVPASDLNDAVLLEFDFVPTTSQIKFNYLIASEEYTGTFPCKYADAFVILLKPTAGGPYTNMAILPGGAGPVSITNIHPAIGTTCGAVNEQYFGGYNTANIETNFNGRTIPLTAIADVMAGQQYHFKMVIADYLDHSYDSAVFLEGGSFNIGVDLLGPGGTNCRVILMFVIMSLRCLQLP; encoded by the coding sequence TTGCTAAAGAAGCAAGCGACTGCTCAATCTAAAAAGGCAGGCGCTTTTATCGATGTGAATGCTCCTGCCTATCCGGAATCAGCGTTTACTATAGAAAAACTGGTGAAGGATGTGTTGATCTCATCCGGAACCAATACTTGTATCACTCCGAATGTAACGAACGTAAAGATTACTCCTAATCATGCCCCGGGAGATGCAAACAGAGCATGGGGGTATTTTCATAAGGCAAATACGAACTTTCCTTTTAAAGATGGGATTATACTTTCTACAGGGTATGCAAGAAAGGCTGGTAATACTTTTGAATCTAGTAATAGTGATACCAATGGCGGTGGAACAGATTCTGATCTGGCACAAGTTATTGGCGTTCCTGCAAGTGACTTAAATGATGCGGTACTTTTAGAATTTGACTTTGTACCTACAACTTCTCAAATTAAATTTAACTATTTAATTGCATCGGAAGAATATACAGGTACTTTTCCTTGTAAATATGCGGATGCATTTGTTATATTATTAAAGCCTACAGCAGGTGGACCTTACACCAACATGGCTATATTGCCAGGAGGAGCCGGTCCGGTAAGTATCACCAATATTCACCCAGCAATCGGAACGACTTGTGGAGCTGTGAACGAACAATATTTTGGCGGATATAATACAGCCAATATTGAGACGAATTTTAACGGAAGAACAATACCGCTTACAGCTATAGCAGATGTAATGGCAGGACAGCAATATCATTTTAAAATGGTTATCGCAGATTATCTTGACCATAGTTATGACTCTGCAGTATTTTTAGAAGGTGGTTCTTTTAATATCGGGGTAGACTTGTTAGGGCCTGGCGGAACAAATTGCCGAGTGATATTAATGTTTGTGATAATGTCCCTCAGGTGCTTACAGCTTCCGTAA